AAAGCAATGACTTTCCCAGAAGCTGAAGCTATTGTACATTGTTTCAAGAAAATGAAATTCATGGCTCCTCCAACTGATGGACTTATACCTATCGGTTCTGAACAAATTGAAAAAGGTATGAAACAAATTCTTAAACCTGAATTTGTAACAACAATTACAAGAAAACCTGTTACCTACCAAGGGGGTGTGTCATTCATTATTGAAGCGGGACTTGCATACGGTGGAGATGCAGGAAGAGTAGTTAATGAGAAAAGAAAATCTGAAATCATGAGATTTGCAAACAGAGTTCCATTAACTTTCGATGCAGGAAGCTGTGCAATTACAGAAGCTTTAAAAAGTATTGACTGGAAACGTTATGGCTTAAAAGACATGGATAATACTCCATTAACCTTATTTGTAAATATTATCTCTACACAGGTACCTTACCTTTCAACAGGAAAACAAAGTGTATCACCTGAACCTGAAATTGTTCACGAAATCAGACAGGCAACAATGAAACTAGCTCGTAAACTACAAAAGCACATCAGAGCTAAAAGAGCAGCAAAAGAAAAGGAAAAACGTTCAAAAGTATTTGAAGAATACGTTCCAGTTATTATTGAAGAAGCTGCAAAGCTTGGTGAAACAGGAGTTCCTGAATATCATGAAGTTTTAGCAAAAGTAACCAAAAGAGCTCTTGCTGAATTACTCGGTGAGAAAGTTGAAGATGAAGAGGAAGAAGAAGAACTCGATGCAATCATCATGGAAGAAGTTGACGAATTCGGACATACTGTTGAAGAAGGTCAATCTGCATTAGATAAGTTCAATGAAGATGATGTTGAAGAGGATTTTGAGGATTAGGTGATTTAAATGGCTGAACAAAAAGAAAAATCACATAAGGAAAAAAGAAAGGAATACACCTTTAATAAACTCAAAGGTTTAGGTCAGGAAATTATTGAAGACATAGAAAAAAATAAAGTTCCTTCAGTTAGAGTTCCGTCCCGTGGTACTGGAAACATTGTTTATGATGAAGCTAAAAGATACTACGTATTAGGAGACAGATACGGTAAAAGATCATTAGGTAATGTAAAGCAAATCAGAAAAATGGGCCAGATGGTTTATGTAGCTAATTTCTGTAAAGATTTGGTGGCTCGTGAAAAAACTGCAACCATCAGGGAAATGTATTATGTTTCTGAAGGTTGGGGAATCAGCTTTAAAAGCCAACAAGAATCAAACATCGTTGGGGAAGACCTTGAAGTAACCCTCGGTACTACACGTGAAGATTTAGGTTTAATGCCAGAAGAGGACGGCGCATCCGTTTATGGAGACCTGACCCTTCATGATGAAGTAGAAATCAATGCTGCAAAAATGGGAAAATCCGGTTATACCATCTCACCAACAATAGACCAAGTAGATTTCCTTGACCACAATGTTGATAAAGTATTAGCTGTGGAAACCATGGGAATGTTTCACAGATTAGTTCAGGAAAATGCTCACAAAAGATTTAACTGTTTAATAGTCGGACTTAAAGGACAAGCCGCTCGTGCTACAAGAAGATTCCTTAAAAGAGTTAATACAGAACTTAAATTACCAGTTTATATCTGTAACGACGGAGACCCTTGGGGATTCCACATTGCACAGGTAATCATTTCCGGAAGTGCAAAATTAGCTCACGTTAACAGTGACCTTGCAACTCCTGATGCCAAATTCATCGGAGTAACAGCATCCGATATTATCAATTATGATTTGCCAACCGATAAACTCAAAGATGTTGACGTGTTAAGACTTAAAGAGCTTTCTAAAGACCCAAGGTATAAAGACGATTTCTGGCAAACAGAAATTAAGAAAATGCTTAAAATTGGTAAAAAAGCAGAACAGCAATCTTTTTCAAAATATGGGCTTGAATACGTTGTAGACGAATATTTCCCAGCTAAATTTGAAGAAATGGAAAATCAAGCATAGTCTTGAAATTTTCCTCCTTATTTTTTTATTTTTTTTTGAAATTTCACCCAAACTTTTATATACTAATTCTAACATATACCCCCACAGGTATACGAGGTGTTTATTATGAAACAATGCATGGATACTGACAACTTACATAGAAGAATCAAAAAAATCATAGGACAATTAAATGCAATTGACCGCATGATTGAAGAAGATATTCCCTGTGAACAAATATTAATGCAAGTTAATGCATCAAAATCAGCACTGCATAAAGTTGGACACATTATTGTAGAAGGACACTTGGAAAATTGCGTAAAACAAGCCATAGAACATGAAGATGTAGATGAAGCCATAAGTGACATCTCATCAATTTTGGAATATTACTCCAGACTTTAATTTTTTTTAAAGTTACCTTATACCCCATAGGGTATAATTAGACCAGTGAGGTTGATTAAAATGAAATTAACAAAAGAGCAAAAAATAGATATTCTGCTTATAATCGTTTCCACAGCAAGTATAATTAGCAGTTTCATTCTATCACTCGACTATATTTCATGGATTGCAGTTATACTCTGCGGAATACCAATTCTTAAAGAATGCATTGAAGGATTAATTACTGAATTTGATATTAAAGCAGATTTGCTTGTATCCATAGCAATTATTGCATCAATAATAATTGGTGAAGTATTTGCAGCAGGTGAAATCGCAACAATCATGGCAATTGGAGGATTTTTAGAAGAATATACACTATCTAAAACCCAGGGAAGAATTG
This region of uncultured Methanobrevibacter sp. genomic DNA includes:
- a CDS encoding metal-sensing transcriptional repressor, producing the protein MKQCMDTDNLHRRIKKIIGQLNAIDRMIEEDIPCEQILMQVNASKSALHKVGHIIVEGHLENCVKQAIEHEDVDEAISDISSILEYYSRL
- a CDS encoding DNA topoisomerase IV subunit A, with product MAEQKEKSHKEKRKEYTFNKLKGLGQEIIEDIEKNKVPSVRVPSRGTGNIVYDEAKRYYVLGDRYGKRSLGNVKQIRKMGQMVYVANFCKDLVAREKTATIREMYYVSEGWGISFKSQQESNIVGEDLEVTLGTTREDLGLMPEEDGASVYGDLTLHDEVEINAAKMGKSGYTISPTIDQVDFLDHNVDKVLAVETMGMFHRLVQENAHKRFNCLIVGLKGQAARATRRFLKRVNTELKLPVYICNDGDPWGFHIAQVIISGSAKLAHVNSDLATPDAKFIGVTASDIINYDLPTDKLKDVDVLRLKELSKDPRYKDDFWQTEIKKMLKIGKKAEQQSFSKYGLEYVVDEYFPAKFEEMENQA